One Micromonospora sp. WMMD812 genomic window carries:
- a CDS encoding SDR family oxidoreductase, translated as MEPVTIITGGSRGIGAATARRLAHAGHHVAFGYRRDHDAATAVLADIHAAGRRGVALPADTTDPDQVGALFDAAADLGDLTGLVNNAGVTSPIGPFVDLDADDLRRVVDVNLIGYVLCAQQAARRMTAGAAIVNVSSAAATLGSPGEYIHYAAVKAATDTLTVGLAKELAPRGIRVNAVAPGIIRTDIHAVSGVPDRPDTAAGRIPLGRAGEADEVAGAIAWLLGPDASYTTGTVLRVAGGL; from the coding sequence TTGGAACCGGTCACGATCATCACCGGCGGCAGCCGCGGCATCGGCGCCGCCACCGCCCGCCGGCTCGCCCACGCCGGCCACCACGTCGCTTTCGGCTACCGCCGGGACCACGACGCGGCCACGGCGGTCCTCGCCGACATCCACGCCGCCGGTCGGCGCGGCGTCGCCCTGCCCGCCGACACCACCGACCCGGACCAGGTGGGCGCGCTCTTCGACGCCGCCGCCGACCTCGGCGACCTCACCGGCCTGGTCAACAACGCCGGTGTCACCAGCCCGATCGGCCCGTTCGTCGACCTCGACGCCGACGACCTGCGCCGCGTCGTCGACGTCAACCTCATCGGGTACGTCCTCTGCGCCCAGCAGGCCGCCCGCCGGATGACCGCCGGCGCCGCGATCGTCAACGTCTCGTCCGCCGCCGCCACCCTCGGCAGCCCCGGCGAGTACATCCACTACGCCGCCGTCAAGGCGGCCACCGACACCCTCACCGTCGGCCTGGCCAAGGAGCTCGCCCCCCGCGGCATCCGGGTCAACGCCGTCGCCCCCGGCATCATCCGCACCGACATCCACGCCGTCTCCGGCGTGCCCGACCGGCCCGACACCGCGGCCGGGCGCATCCCGCTGGGCCGCGCCGGCGAGGCCGACGAGGTCGCCGGCGCCATCGCGTGGCTGCTCGGCCCCGACGCCTCGTACACCACCGGCACGGTGCTCCGCGTCGCCGGCGGCCTCTGA
- a CDS encoding patatin-like phospholipase family protein, whose product MTRALVLGGGGVTGVAWEWGVLAGLAERGVALADADLVVGTSAGSVVGAQLCSGGPVEESFEAQVAPPRGEVAARLGFAAVARLLWAGGRSRDAVAARARIGAMALAARTPSEASRRAVIESRLPRREWPARRLLVTAVDAHSGEFVVFDAGSGVSLVDAVGASCAVPGVWPPVTIGGRRFVDGGMRSPVNADLASGAERVVVLAPTAAAFGPMPRLSAQVAALRAAGARVAVVTPDAAARAAIGRNVLDPARRAAAARAGRTQAAAVADEAAAVWG is encoded by the coding sequence ATGACACGGGCGTTGGTGCTGGGCGGCGGTGGGGTGACCGGGGTCGCGTGGGAGTGGGGGGTGCTGGCCGGGCTCGCCGAGCGGGGGGTGGCGCTCGCCGACGCGGATCTGGTGGTGGGCACGTCGGCCGGCTCGGTGGTGGGCGCGCAGCTGTGTTCCGGCGGGCCGGTCGAGGAGTCGTTCGAGGCGCAGGTGGCGCCGCCGCGGGGCGAGGTCGCGGCGCGGCTCGGGTTCGCGGCGGTGGCGCGGCTGCTGTGGGCCGGTGGGCGCAGCCGCGACGCGGTGGCGGCGCGGGCGCGGATCGGGGCGATGGCGCTGGCGGCGCGTACGCCGTCGGAGGCCTCCCGGCGGGCGGTGATCGAGTCGCGGCTGCCGCGTCGGGAGTGGCCGGCGCGGCGGCTGCTGGTGACGGCGGTGGACGCGCACTCGGGTGAGTTCGTGGTGTTCGACGCCGGTTCCGGGGTGTCGTTGGTGGACGCGGTGGGGGCCAGTTGCGCGGTGCCGGGGGTGTGGCCGCCGGTGACTATCGGCGGTCGCCGGTTCGTCGACGGGGGGATGCGGTCGCCGGTGAACGCGGATCTGGCCTCGGGGGCGGAGCGGGTGGTGGTGCTGGCGCCGACGGCCGCCGCGTTCGGTCCGATGCCCCGGTTGTCGGCGCAGGTGGCGGCGTTGCGGGCGGCCGGGGCGCGGGTGGCGGTGGTGACGCCGGACGCGGCGGCGCGGGCCGCGATCGGGCGTAACGTGCTGGACCCGGCGCGTCGGGCGGCGGCGGCGCGGGCGGGGCGGACGCAGGCGGCGGCGGTGGCGGACGAGGCGGCGGCGGTCTGGGGCTGA
- a CDS encoding peroxiredoxin: protein MVEDFALPDQTGAVRRLSELLAAGPVVLFFYPAAMTRGCTAESCHFRDLAAEFAAVGAQRVGISRDPVARQAEFAQVHGFDYPLLSDVDGAVAAAFGVRRRLPLGSLSTRRVTFVIGTDRRVLTVVQSELSMNEHADAALRALGG, encoded by the coding sequence ATGGTGGAGGACTTCGCGCTGCCGGACCAGACCGGGGCGGTGCGGCGGCTGTCCGAGCTGCTGGCGGCGGGGCCGGTGGTGCTGTTCTTCTACCCGGCGGCGATGACCCGTGGGTGCACGGCGGAGAGCTGCCACTTCCGCGACCTGGCGGCGGAGTTCGCGGCCGTGGGCGCGCAGCGGGTCGGCATCAGCCGGGATCCGGTGGCGCGGCAGGCCGAGTTCGCCCAGGTGCACGGGTTCGACTATCCGCTGCTGTCGGACGTCGACGGGGCGGTCGCGGCGGCGTTCGGTGTGCGGCGGCGGCTGCCGCTGGGGTCGCTGAGCACGCGGCGCGTGACGTTCGTGATCGGGACGGACCGGCGGGTGCTGACGGTGGTGCAGAGCGAGTTGAGCATGAACGAGCACGCCGACGCGGCGTTGCGCGCCCTGGGGGGTTGA
- a CDS encoding MarR family winged helix-turn-helix transcriptional regulator: MESVTGPESPARLRTTPSWLLGQAAAHGHRLVADGFGALGIRGYHYRLLAALAEIGPTSQAELGRRCGIDRSDVVAALNDLVAKGLVQRSPDPGDRRRNVVTVTTAGRRDLRRLEGALDRAQDTLLAPLSQPEREQLVRLLSTLLAHHAAP; encoded by the coding sequence ATGGAGTCCGTCACCGGTCCCGAGTCACCCGCCCGTCTGCGGACGACCCCCAGCTGGCTGCTCGGCCAGGCCGCCGCGCACGGGCACCGCCTCGTCGCGGACGGGTTCGGCGCCCTCGGCATCCGCGGCTACCACTACCGGCTCCTCGCCGCCCTCGCCGAGATCGGCCCGACCAGCCAGGCCGAACTGGGGCGGCGGTGCGGCATCGACCGCAGCGACGTCGTCGCCGCGCTCAACGACCTCGTGGCGAAGGGGCTCGTGCAGCGCAGCCCCGACCCCGGCGACCGGCGCCGCAACGTCGTCACCGTCACCACCGCCGGTCGCCGCGATCTGCGCCGCCTGGAGGGCGCCCTCGACCGCGCCCAGGACACGTTGCTCGCCCCACTGTCCCAGCCGGAGCGCGAGCAACTGGTGCGCCTGCTGTCCACCCTGCTGGCGCATCACGCCGCACCCTGA
- a CDS encoding nitronate monooxygenase produces MTGEPWLGLLGSATPLVGAPMAGGATTPALVRAVTAAGGFGFVPAGYRTPDAVAADLADLRATGTPCGVNLFVPGPREIDEETFRRYAREIAVEGEPYGLDLAGAPMVHDDDRWADKIDLLTREPVPVVSFTFGLPDPAALAALRRAGSRVLVTVTSVDEARAARDLGVDGLVAQGTEAGGHSGTHTPRRPAPPTSTLPLARDVAAATGLPVLAAGGVAGPADVRDLLAAGAAAVAVGTLLLRTDESGASRTHRDALADPARTGTVLTRAFTGRPARGLRNAFIDRYEPTAPLGYPELHHLTRGLRAAAAAAGHPDRVHLWAGTGYRHATTGPAATVVDRLTTPL; encoded by the coding sequence TCACCGCGGCCGGCGGCTTCGGGTTCGTCCCCGCCGGCTACCGGACGCCCGACGCGGTCGCCGCCGACCTGGCCGACCTGCGCGCCACCGGCACGCCGTGCGGGGTGAACCTGTTCGTGCCCGGTCCCCGCGAGATCGACGAGGAGACCTTCCGCCGGTACGCGCGGGAGATCGCGGTCGAGGGCGAGCCGTACGGCCTGGACCTGGCCGGCGCGCCGATGGTGCACGACGACGACCGCTGGGCCGACAAGATCGACCTGTTGACGCGGGAGCCGGTGCCGGTGGTGAGCTTCACCTTCGGGCTGCCCGACCCGGCGGCCCTCGCGGCCCTGCGTCGGGCCGGTTCCCGGGTGCTGGTCACGGTCACCTCGGTGGACGAGGCGCGCGCCGCCCGCGACCTCGGCGTCGACGGTCTCGTCGCGCAGGGCACCGAGGCGGGCGGGCACAGCGGCACCCACACCCCGCGCCGGCCGGCCCCGCCGACCTCGACCCTGCCGCTGGCGCGGGACGTGGCGGCGGCGACCGGCCTGCCCGTGCTGGCCGCCGGCGGTGTGGCCGGCCCGGCCGACGTCCGCGACCTGCTCGCCGCGGGCGCGGCCGCGGTGGCGGTCGGCACGCTGCTGCTGCGCACCGACGAGAGCGGCGCCAGCCGCACCCACCGCGACGCCCTGGCCGATCCCGCCCGCACCGGCACCGTGCTCACCCGCGCCTTCACCGGACGGCCCGCGCGGGGGCTGCGCAACGCCTTCATCGACCGGTACGAGCCGACCGCGCCGCTCGGCTATCCGGAGCTGCACCACCTGACCCGGGGCCTGCGGGCGGCGGCCGCCGCGGCCGGGCACCCGGACCGGGTGCACCTGTGGGCGGGCACCGGCTACCGGCACGCCACCACCGGCCCGGCCGCCACCGTGGTCGACCGCCTGACCACGCCGCTCTAA